In a genomic window of Pangasianodon hypophthalmus isolate fPanHyp1 chromosome 1, fPanHyp1.pri, whole genome shotgun sequence:
- the riok3 gene encoding serine/threonine-protein kinase RIO3 — protein MDQVDVVAEEIKSPWGTVNVTATTSLTDVMSEQLAKQLDEECNPFLTCTDELDLASIQQDTDTSSDLMLAQMLQMEFDREFDTQLRREEKKFNGESKVSISFENYRMVHPFEDSDSSDDEVDWQDTRHDPYRLEKPTTTPKKGFAGKGKNITTKHDEEVCGRKNTARMDNFAPEVHVGDGISMDLKLSNHVYNALKRHCQTEQRRSARLHEKKEHSTAEQAVDSKTRLLMYKMVNAGILENINGCISTGKESVVFHADGGSFEEMLIPEECVLKVFKTTLNEFKNRDKYIKDDYRFKDRFSKLNPRKIIHLWAEKEMHNLARMKKAGIPCPEVVILKKHILVMSFIGQNQVPAPKIKDAMLTSEDLKKAYYQVLQMMQQLFQQCNLVHADLSEYNMLWHGGQVWLIDVSQSVEPAHPHGLEFLFRDCRNVTTFFQKAGVTEAMNVYDLFNTVSGLKIRSDNEADFLAQIQELEKMNEDHVQKRSKKACTNTCENGPPLLNEDD, from the exons agcccATGGGGTACTGTAAATGTGACTGCAACCACTTCCCTGACAGATGTAATGAGTGAACAGCTGGCCAAGCAGCTAGATGAGGAATGCAACCCCTTCCTCACCTGCACTGA TGAGTTGGACCTTGCCAGTATACAGCAGGATACGGATACATCCAGTGACCTGATGTTGGCTCAGATGCTTCAGATGGAGTTTGACAGGGAGTTTGACACACAGTTGcgcagagaagaaaagaaattcaATGGAGAGAGCAAAG TGTCGATTTCCTTTGAAAACTACCGCATGGTTCACCCATTTGAGGATAGTGACAGCTCTGATGACGAAGTAGATTGGCAGGACACGCGCCATGACCCTTACCGCCTTG AAAAGCCAACCACTACACCAAAGAAGGGTTTTGCAGGGAAAGGCAAGAACATTACCACGAAACATGATGAAGAGGTTTGCGGACGGAAAAACACTGCACGCATGGATAAT TTTGCCCCAGAGGTGCATGTAGGTGATGGGATAAGCATGGACCTGAAGTTGTCAAATCATGTGTACAATGCTCTGAAAAGACATTGTCAAACTGAGCAGAGACGGAGTGCCCGACTTCATGAGAAAAAGGAGCACTCAACTGCT GAGCAAGCAGTGGACTCCAAGACCAGATTGCTCATGTACAAAATGGTGAATGCAGGAATCCTGGAGAACATTAATGGATGTATCAGCACAGGGAAAGAGTCTGTGGTGTTTCATGCTGATGGAGGGAG CTTTGAGGAGATGCTAATTCCAGAGGAGTGTGTCCTCAAGGTCTTCAAGACTACATTGAATGAATTCAAGAACCGGGACAAATACATTAAGGATGACTACCGCTTTAAAGACCGTTTCAGTAAGCTGAATCCTCGTAAGATCATCCATCTGTGGGCTGAAAAGGAGATGCACAACCTGGCCAG GATGAAGAAAGCTGGGATTCCCTGCCCAGAAGTGGTGATTCTGAAGAAGCATATTCTTGTGATGTCTTTTATTGGTCAGAACCAAGTGCCAGCTCCTAAGATAAAAGATGCCATGCTGACTTCTGAGGACTTGAAGAAGGCATATTACCAAGTACTGCAG ATGATGCAACAGCTTTTTCAACAGTGTAACCTTGTTCATGCTGACCTGAGTGAATATAATATGCTGTGGCATGGTGGACAG GTATGGTTAATTGATGTGAGCCAGTCTGTTGAGCCCGCTCACCCTCATGGTCTGGAGTTTCTATTCCGGGACTGCAGGAATGTAACCACA TTTTTCCAGAAAGCTGGAGTAACAGAAGCTATGAATGTGTATGATCTGTTTAACACTGTGTCTGGACTGAAAATCAGGAGTGACAATGAGGCAGATTTCTTAGCCCAG ATTCAGGAACTGGAGAAGATGAATGAGGACCATGTCCAAAAGCGAAGCAAGAAAGCCTGTACCAATACATGTGAGAATGGCCCACCCCTGTTAAATGAGGATGATTAA